The sequence AAAGCGCCTCTCTTTTTTTTTCGGAAAGCTTTTTAGAATCATTGATGCCGGAAACATCAAAATTTTCAGGCAGTATCACGGCCGCAGACACGACAGGGCCGGCAAGGGGTCCCCTGCCGGCCTCATCAACACCTGCAATCACTTTGTATCCGTTCAACATGGCCTGATTTTCAAAGGCCAGCATGTCGGCCGGAACGTTGCCACGGCTATCAGGCAAAGCGTTTTTCTTTGATTCTTGCAGCTTTGCCTCGCAGATTTCTCAAATAGTAAAGTTTGGATCTTCTTACACGTCCCCGGGTGACCACTTCAACTTTGTCAATGGCAGGAGAATACAGGGGGAAGATTCTTTCAACACCTACGCCGCCGGAAATTTTTCTAACGGTGAACCGTGCGCTGGAAAGGCCTTTGGTCTTTTTAATAACCACGCCCTGGAAAATCTGGATACGTTCCTTTTCACCTTCCCTGATTTTTACATGCACCTTTACGGTATCCCCGGAGTCGAAATCCGGGATATCAAGGCGCATTTGTTCTTTTTCAATTTTCTGGATTAGATTTGCTGTCATGTTTTGTTCCTTCTATTTTTTCATCCGTTTATTAACCTGTCTAAATATATGGATGCTGCGGACCGGACGCTCAGGTGATTATATGATCCTGCCCCCTGTATGGGTTCAAGGATATGGTCACATTGGCTGATCACTTCCGGTGCCAGCCCCCATGCCGTGCCAAACACAATCACATGGGGGGCATTACCCTTCAATTCCTGCGCAAGCCTTTTGCAACTGCGTGTG comes from uncultured Desulfobacter sp. and encodes:
- the rplS gene encoding 50S ribosomal protein L19; protein product: MTANLIQKIEKEQMRLDIPDFDSGDTVKVHVKIREGEKERIQIFQGVVIKKTKGLSSARFTVRKISGGVGVERIFPLYSPAIDKVEVVTRGRVRRSKLYYLRNLRGKAARIKEKRFA